Within Vicia villosa cultivar HV-30 ecotype Madison, WI linkage group LG1, Vvil1.0, whole genome shotgun sequence, the genomic segment ttttccaAATCTTCAGACATTGTCTTTACTAGCAGATTCATACACGGGGACAACTATGGTATGCAAATCTCATAGCTTTCCTCAGCTTCATGTATTAAATATTTGGAAGCTGGAGCAATTAGAGGAATGGAAGATAGAGGCAGAAGCACTCCCTTGTCTCAGACAACTAGAAATCAGATCCTGTTGCCATCTGAAAATGCTTCCTGATGAACTAAAGCATATCAGCACTCTGCGTGAGTTAAAGTTAACAAACATGCCAAGAGAAATCAATATTGAGACGTGTAACTTTCCACCCAATTGTCAAGTTGTCCAAACTCATTTTCAGTAGAATATATCTCCCCCACTGCACAGCACGGTGAGTACTCAGTTGCCTCGTCTTTGGACGTTTGCTTTCTTATTTTCAATAGACCCCTAGTAGTTTTATTTGGAAAAATACTTTTGGCAGTGAGCATTTGGAATTTATCTACTGTGGGTTGTTCTGAAGGAAGGATTGCATATCAACAAACTTTGTCAACTTAGTTGCTTACCGTGCAAATGGAACTACTACTCGCATGTCGTTGTTGAAGAATAAAGGATGGTGAACTGATAgcgagttttattttttatttgaagcatGTGTATGTTTTATATGTATGAAGTTTAAGTTTGTTTGTAGAATTGTTTTCTATGTATGGTTTGTATTTTGGCAGTGTTGTGTGGACCTAATGTTGTGAAAATACTtataaaataaagggttaaatatgtttttagtcacTATAAATTTGTCAACATTCAATTGTAGTTCCTCTAAAATTGTAGTTCCACCCACCAGAGAGAGAAGCCCTAGAACAACCTCATCGCCAACTACGTTGAAATAGCGACTTTGTCATGGTGGTCCCGGAACAAAGCTTCTTTCATGTGGTCCCAAGAATAACTAACAACTTTGTCGTTGCCTTTGgtccaagaaaagaaagaatgaTATTGAATACATATATATACTGTATTTAGTGTATGCatacatattcaataaaaaaaactagAATGTTGTTGCCATTGAACATTTGAGAGCCAGTAGCAAACTAGGAATGCAATTAAACATATTCATAATCCATTTCACAGTAAGGGAAATAAGGTAGAGTAACATTACATCATGACTCACAAAATGGAAGGCACACTCCTATATGCTGTGACAATGAAGAAAAGACACATGAAACTACTCACTCAGCAAACCTATTATGAGAGCTTCAATTTGACCCTTACATGACCTTTAGAGATCTGAAATTGTTCTGTTATGCCTAAATGGGCCATCAAAAGCCAGACATGGGTAAGAAACTCACCACCCTGGCTTAGTTGCTTAGCATGATTAAGTCCTCTGCATTGGCTTGCTGCATGACACAACATCTCCACCCATACATTACTTATCATTTCCCATTTACTTTCTTTCGACCAATTCTCCTCCGTTTCTAGAGACTGCAGTGATTTGGCAAGCCTACATGCATCAAACAGCACAGACTTGCTTCTATCGCCTTTAACCTCGGATGGTGAAATAGTTGTATCCACTCGAAGTATCATCTTGCAAACTTCGCTTCTTTTTTTCATGTATTTTCTCTCTTTCAAAAGTTCATCCACCTCTGCACAAGTGTCTTCAAATCTGATCTGTCCTATTCCGTTTGGCAGCAAAAAAGGACATATAACAAGAAGATATAACATATAATTCGACACCAATTGGCTTTTTTCACAACTTTGGAGAGCAACACCATTTAAGTTTTGAGACTCGTTATCATCTAAATAACAAAGATCTGTAGCAATATGCCAAAGCAAAATGCTCTGATCAAACTCAACCTCCTTAATGCTATGGTTAATGTCACGAATATTTTGACAGTTCCATTTGCTAAGAACTCGATCACCCTTGTGAGCACATAATTTCTTACATGCTTCAGTGTCTGTTGCTTCCTCAGATTTATCCTTAAGCTGGTCAAAAATGAGTTCTTTCAATCCATCAGAGACTTGTTTTGTTTTTTGGTAGTAAGACTTTTCAAAATACTTATAGAATCGAAAGAGTTTCTGCAATTTGATACAGTTGACATGCTCATCTTTCAAGCAGAAACTTATGAGGTTGAATTGTGACATTTGATTAGACCACCTGATAGTGTGTGAGAGTCTGAAACAAAATTGACAAAACGAGATGAACTTGTAGAGAAGATCCACTCTCCAATTCTTATGCTGGCTCAGCCAATTCATTACCCAACTTGAAGAAAGTAAAACAATGATCGCATATATCTCGAGAAGAATAGCCCCGATAAAAAGCACAAAAGTGATAATCAGGTCATAATTCCAGTGTTTCTGTCCTTTATTGTCGagtttaaaatattctttttttataGATACAAGAAAAGAAAAGGCGACGAATGCAAAGAGTGTGCAGAAAAAGCTCACGGATTTGAGGAAGATCCCACGGTAGTAGTATGTTATCCCTGCCTTTGTATACAGCATATCATATATTAATCCCAGCTCAACCTCAACTGCTTTAAAAGCATTTTCCCAATTAGATTCGGAAAAGAAAGATTTGCTGCTTTTGTGGTCATGAAAACTTAAGATGAGATCCGCAAATAGGCACTCGGGAATGTTGTAGAATCTGAACCCATCACTTAAAGCTTGACCATCAGGAATATTTGGATTTGATATATTGGTTTCCGCTGGAGGATTAAGATCGGATGCGGAGGGATTAGTTTCATTAATTTCATCAAAAGTAACATGATATCCTTCATCCTTTTTAGCAGCATATTCGTCCATGAATTTAGCATAATTTGGTCCCGGGTCTGGAGGAGGGAGAATAGATTCTCTGAACCTGTCGCTGCTTCCGGACCACAAAGACCAAGTCCTCTCGCCATATTTGATTATTCCTGCCACGAGAATAGGAACGGATACATACTTAAGGGGATTGGTGTTCCATGAGCGGTAAACAACATAAACTGCAACAGCTAGCTGGTAGAGTAACTCAAGCATACGGCGTGGCCACAGCTCGTTGTCTTCAAGGGAGTATGCAGTGATTGTATCAGGACCGCCAAGATGCACAAGAAGAAATGGAGCCCAGATGGCCATAATTACCGAGTTGGAGTCTGCCTTACGATCTTTATTGTTTTTGGAAAGAATTCCTAGAGCAACGGTAGCAACCCAATCAGCTGATAGATAGGTGAACCATATCAAGAGTTTTAGTCTTTTATCAACTATATACTTCCTTCTGTTACCCCAAAACACGAGTACCGTTTGCAAGAAAAGACTAACAATAATCAGAAGCCGAAGTTCCAACACATTCCAGACTTTTACCAGGTGCGGATATTGTTCCgatattttttctctttctcttgaaTATATGAAACTGGCAACAACTGAAAAGTAAAATATCCATGTCAATGGTGTAGGAAGGGCAGTTattgaattgaataaataaatactGAAATGAAACAAACATCTATCTTACCAGCCAGTAACATTGCTGCTTTTGTGTTTCTACTTGATTGCTTTTCTGTTTCTAGCAATGCCAAAACAAGCCCGCAGCTATATATATGATAAGGAAATAATTGAAATCAATGTGTATTGTCTGcaaatttatttacaaaaatatggaGCAGAAGAACATTATCAACAATGTTTAGAAATGCCAAGTTTGGAAATGGGGTGAACTAGTTTTACACAACATGTTTTTGTGAATGTTTGtctttagcattttcatatcttTGGGTTATTCTTTAATGTTAGTATATTTTTCTTAACTTCAATATGGTATTTTAAATTcatcattcaaaaaaaaaaaaaattcatcattctttgtataaaatataaaataagagtctttaatatgtatgattttttttatctgGTATAATTTCTTTATTTCTCTTTTGATTAATTAGTATTTTGATcgtaattaatattttaatattaaaattaataattttaataattaattattttcattttaatgaaagattgtttgattaattatttaattaattaaatataaattgacataattaattattaattaattatattatggtCATTTGTTATCGAAcactaattataaataaattgtttgattGAATTTTGTGTTTAAATAAATCGTGATGAATTGAATCATTCCGTTAAGACTAATGAGAGATTTATGCAATCAActctttaattatttaataaggtGTAAACTTTAGTTTGTAGCTGTTGATATTCGTGGATAAAATCCATCATTGACACGAATTTGATGATTTAAGAAATTATTAAGTTGaatcattcaattcaattcagccGATGAGAGATTTCTTCATTTAATTATTGtcttattaaataattaatacaatataaaaaaacttagatgtgatgatttaaaaaattattaagtaGAATCATTTCATTAAACTAACGAGAGATTTCTTCGTTtaactattaaataattaatacaaTCTAAAAAACTTAAACACCGATGATTTAAGAAATTATTAAGTTGAATCATTCGATTAAGTCAATGAGAAATTTCTTATTTAACTATTTAAGTGTTCccttattaaataattattcctTTTTGTccaaatttattttttagatttatccaataattaatatatttgttcTATATAACAAATATATTTATCATTCCATAAATCTAAAAAAGAGAATTTTCTCTCCTACTTTACAAAACTTAGAGGACAATGGGGATAATTAACTCTCTTATCTTATTCTCTCAATTGTCTCTAGAACTCTAAAAGGTAAgtcccttttttttttattatatttttaatataataatatgctATAATTTGTATCTATCAAATACATTTAAATTCATCAGCTCGTTTTTTAGACCAAATTGTTTAATCGAATTAGATACATAAACTATTGTATTTCTTGTCTTGTATGTTCttttagaaaattaattttttatcgtatgataaagaaaattatttttattgaaggTCTTTGTTCTGAGTCCTacacattattttttttaatatgattaAACCTTTTAATTTCATAACAAGGATTGATATCATTTTACCCCTGCCATATAAACGATTTTTATTTTACACCTTATAAAAAAATTCGTAAAATCAACTTTACTACTTGAAGATTCTATCgttttaaatttgtaaaatttttgtttttaaaatcaaCCTTGTCATTTAAAGATTCAATCATTTTAAATcctgtaaatatttattttttgtaaaatcaaaaggtttaaaatgagagaaCATTCAAGTAACGagattgatttaaaaaaaaaaaatcagaatttaaaataaaataatcttcAAATGTCAagattgtttttattaaaaaaaaattacagaaagataaataaaaaattgccTATATTATAGAGTAAAATGATATTCACCCTCGTAACCATTATATTAATATTCAAACACAAGAAAAAATGAAACTAAATACAAATAACCTACGATCGtataaaaagaaacaataataGATTAAATGAGGTTGTTTCAAATTTAGAATCAATAAACATAATCTTATTTGCACAACTAGATCAACTAGATTTTAGCCATTGGTATTGACTATTGAGTTCAATTTTATTAAGACGTTGGAAGTCATGAGATGAGACTGACATgatataaaacattaataatgttgtctttgtttttattttttcttatgtAGTGCGAAAGATTAAAGTTGGAAGTCACGCGATTCACATGTTATAAAACATAATAATGTTGTATTACCAATCAGCCAAAAATCCAACCAACCAGCCTTTCTTTCTGGCATGTCCTTAGTGTGGGTGGAAGTAATGCTCCTACACCTTTTGTCAAATTACACCTTTTTGTCAAATCATCTTCGTTGGTGAAAATTATTAAATACTTCACTCGTCTTACAACGAGTGATTCAGTATAttatttcacacagattaagaaaagtgtATAAAAGTAGGAAAGAGAATGTAGTTTTTACTATACTATCTTTATCATGTACtgaaaatgatgaaatttttattaaattgcaggtagaattgaaaaaaaatatattgaaaattgaaattgatcATTCATTTTGAGAcatcattttattccaaatgaatCATTCATTGTAGGACGGATGGAGTAAAAGGGAAAATGCTCTTTTTATCTTTATAGGAGCATAATGTACACCtttgaaaatttaattttgtcCTTGGTATGTTAGAAGATCCCCCAAAACTACACAAACAAAACAAAGTATTGTAAGTGagacatttttattttgttcaaaAAATTTGTATAGAAATGTATCTTCAGAAAAAAATCTGAAGATATACAACCATAAAACAAAAGTTCAATTATTCTCTTCAAAGTATCAACTTCCATGTTTCGAGCCACAATTGGATAAACATGTATATAGGTCAAGCAAAAGTAAAAGCATTTAATCCACACATCTTTTTAGAAAaccaaaacataaaaacaaaacatatccttatatcaaataaattattaatagtcAATATAATTTGTGAGGACCACCTAAtgcaaaaatgaaaaataaatgtcGTGTCACATCTTCTAATAAAGCTTATCAGGTGGATCGTTATCAGTTGCAACTATTGGAATTAACCCAAATCTATGGAGAATTCTGAATCAATTTTGATGAACAAAATTCAATCAACCAATCAAATTTCCTCTTGTTCTTCACTCAAGTGAATCAACCAATCTTAGTTGCAAGATGATTTTGCTGCACAATGATAAtgggagaagaaaagaaaagatcaattgggaagaaagagaaaataggggaagaagaaaatattttttgtagagCTTCTCTCTGCTTCTCAACTGAAAATTTTATTGGATTATGCAACTGCAATTATATTTCAACAATAGTATAACTCACTGTTTATAGATTTTGAGTTTGCTTGTCCCCTAAGCAAAGCCAAAAATACTGAATTCTGCTACAAAATTAGGCCTAAGTCGAAATTCCTATCGAGGCTAACTCATTCGACATTTCGATAACTACACAACTTTGACATGACCTTGTTTCTGTCGAGCAACATGCTTTGACACAAGGGATCACAAtctcaacacaccacctaatttatTGTGTCTAAACTATCTATATTCATCATAGATATTAATTTCTTGAATACTTTGACCTGCACTCCTTTCGTCATGatgtctgcaatctgattctTAGTTCTACAATTCCAGCTTCTCGTTTGCTACCTGCTCTCaaagataatggaacctcatcTCGATGTGCTTGTTTCGTCCATGTGCTATCGGATTCTTCGTCAGATTGATAGATGACATGATGTCGATCTTTATGGTAATTTCTCCATGATTCTTTGTTGTAATCTTTTCGACCAGATtaaccatccatgttgcttgacatgcacaaagagaagaaatTATGTACTCTGCTTCATACGATGATAGTGCTTCTACTTGTTCTTTTCTAGAAATCCAAGCAACTGGTGCATCatctagcataaacacataactaGATGTGGATTTTCTAATCTCAGCATCACTACACAAACTTAAGTCAGTGTAATCCACTAGCTTGTATTCTTTTCCTTCATCAGTTGCAGGAAACAAAATACCGTATTCGAGAGTTCCTTTGAGATGCCTTAGTATCCTCTTTGTCGTTGCTAgatgtgatacctttggcttatGCATGAATCTACTTGCCATACCCATATTGTttgctaagtcaggccttgtgtgacacAGGTACCTTAATAACCCAATAAGTCTTATATATTGTGTTAGGTCAACATCATCTTTATCTGAGTCTTTTGACAGTTGAAATCTTGGTTTAGTAGGTATCAAATTCGAGtggcattcttccatctcaaatctcttgagtatttcacttgcatatcttctttgatgcatcatcaatcCTTTACTGCTCTTGTAGAATTCGACATCAAGGAAGTATGAAATGTCGCCTAGATCAGACATTTCGaattccttgct encodes:
- the LOC131643837 gene encoding uncharacterized protein LOC131643837; this translates as MLLAVVASFIYSREREKISEQYPHLVKVWNVLELRLLIIVSLFLQTVLVFWGNRRKYIVDKRLKLLIWFTYLSADWVATVALGILSKNNKDRKADSNSVIMAIWAPFLLVHLGGPDTITAYSLEDNELWPRRMLELLYQLAVAVYVVYRSWNTNPLKYVSVPILVAGIIKYGERTWSLWSGSSDRFRESILPPPDPGPNYAKFMDEYAAKKDEGYHVTFDEINETNPSASDLNPPAETNISNPNIPDGQALSDGFRFYNIPECLFADLILSFHDHKSSKSFFSESNWENAFKAVEVELGLIYDMLYTKAGITYYYRGIFLKSVSFFCTLFAFVAFSFLVSIKKEYFKLDNKGQKHWNYDLIITFVLFIGAILLEIYAIIVLLSSSWVMNWLSQHKNWRVDLLYKFISFCQFCFRLSHTIRWSNQMSQFNLISFCLKDEHVNCIKLQKLFRFYKYFEKSYYQKTKQVSDGLKELIFDQLKDKSEEATDTEACKKLCAHKGDRVLSKWNCQNIRDINHSIKEVEFDQSILLWHIATDLCYLDDNESQNLNGVALQSCEKSQLVSNYMLYLLVICPFLLPNGIGQIRFEDTCAEVDELLKERKYMKKRSEVCKMILRVDTTISPSEVKGDRSKSVLFDACRLAKSLQSLETEENWSKESKWEMISNVWVEMLCHAASQCRGLNHAKQLSQGGEFLTHVWLLMAHLGITEQFQISKGHVRVKLKLS
- the LOC131651428 gene encoding secreted RxLR effector protein 161-like, whose translation is MGMASRFMHKPKVSHLATTKRILRHLKGTLEYGILFPATDEGKEYKLVDYTDLSLCSDAEIRKSTSSYVFMLDDAPVAWISRKEQVEALSSYEAEYIISSLCACQATWMVNLVEKITTKNHGEITIKIDIMSSINLTKNPIAHGRNKHIEMRFHYL